CGAGCTCCTCACCGCACAGCTCGCCACCACCGAGGACGGCGCCACCGGCACCGACCCCCTCCAGGTCGCCGCAGCCCTCCTGGCGCTCGCGGTCGGCGACGACGGCCCGCAGCACCGTGCCGCGCAGGAGGAGCACGAGAAGGAGCGTGCCGAGGTCAAGGGCGGCCGCACCCGGGAGACGCACCGCGCCGAGCGCGTGGACCGCGACGGCGACCGCACCGGGCGCCACCCGCGCTCCGAGCGTGGCCGCGACGACCGTCGTGACGACCGTGGCCGCGGCATCCGCCGTCCCGCCGAGGGCACGCGGTACCGCATCTCCGTGGGCCACACGCACGGCGCCCAGCCCCGCGGCATCGTCGGCGCGCTGACGAACGAGGGCGGCCTGCGCGGCGCCGACATCGGCAAGATCGACATCTTCGGCAACTTCTCGCTGGTCGACATCACGACGCCGCTGGACGACAACCAGATGCACCGGCTCGGCCGCGCCAACGTCGCGGGCCGCCAGCTGCGCATCGCCCTCGACAAGGGCGCGCCGGAGCGCCGGGCGCCCCGCACCGAGCGTCCCGAGCGTCGCCCGGCCCGCCAGTACTGAGCCCGCCCCGGCCGGGGCCGCGCGGCCTCGGCCCGGACAGCACGAAGGACGCCCCGCAGGTCATGTGACCTGCGGGGCGTCCTTCGTACGTCCCGCGCCCCCCTCAGGACGGGTCGGGCGCCTCGCCGAGCTCGCGCACGAGGCCGCGCAGCCGGCGGGCCTGTGCCATGCCGCGCTCGCCGTCGGCGCGCTGGATCGCCATGACCGCCAGCGTGCCGCCGTCCGCGAGGTCGAGGATCACCCAGGAGTCGTCACGCTCGAGGCGCACCTCGACGATCTCCGGCCACTCGACGCGACGCGTCCGGACGACGTTGCGCACGGTCAGACCGTCCCGGTCCGGCCGTGCGTGCACCCCGCCGAGCCGCCACAGCAGCCACAGCGCGCCCAGGGCGAAGACGACGAAGGCACCCCGCGTCCCCGCGTCGAGCAGCACCCCGTCCGGCACGAGGACCGCGATCGCGAGGCTCCCCCCGACCGCGACCGTCCCGGTGACCACGACGGCGACCTGCGTCCACCACGGACGGAAGACGCGGAACCGCGGGTCCTCGCCGGTGGTGGCCACGGTCAGAGGCGGCAGGCGTGGATCGACGTGACGATGATGCCGCGCGCGCCGACGTCGTAGAGGGCGTCCATGACGCGGTTCGTCTCCGACCGGCGCACCATCGACCGCACCGCGGCGGACTGCCCGTTGTGCAGCGGGGAGACGGTGGGCGACTCGAAGCCGGGCGTCACGGCCACGGCGGCGTCCACCAGCTCGATCGGCACGTCGTAGTCCATGAGCACGTACTCGCGGGCGGTGAGCACA
This Isoptericola jiangsuensis DNA region includes the following protein-coding sequences:
- a CDS encoding PH domain-containing protein translates to MATTGEDPRFRVFRPWWTQVAVVVTGTVAVGGSLAIAVLVPDGVLLDAGTRGAFVVFALGALWLLWRLGGVHARPDRDGLTVRNVVRTRRVEWPEIVEVRLERDDSWVILDLADGGTLAVMAIQRADGERGMAQARRLRGLVRELGEAPDPS